The nucleotide sequence TTCGAACCCGGTGGAAACCGATGTGGATGCCGCAGTCCTCCTGGAGCTGCTGCTCAGAGACCCGATGCAGCAGTGTGCGATCCACACCGCAGCTCACCAGCCCGTAGGTATACTGGCGGAATCGGGGGTCCAGACTTCCCAGCCAGTCTGCAAGGTTGCTGCGATCACATGTCGAGTAGTTCGCAAAGGTCTTCAGTTCTGTGAGCTCCCGAGAGAACCTGCAGCCCCCAAGGGGAGGCATAGGATCAAAGTTGGGCAGGGGCAAATGGACCCTGGGGGCAGGAGTAGTATAAGATTAAACCCGAGTGGAGGTGGGTTTAGGGGTGGGTTGGACATTTAGCATGTACAGGAAGGGGTTCGGTATGTATGGAAAAGTCCTGCCTGCCACGGAGCAGAGTGGGCATAAAAAGGGGGCTGTTagtttggggatggggagagctCACCCTGTAGCCTCCATACCTCTTGCGGGTGATAGCAGATTTCATTCCCAGGTCATCTCGAAGCTCTTCTTCTGTCAGACGCAGCAACAGATCTCCATCTATCTGATGGTCCTGGAGGTGGGTAACGGGAGAGTTGAAAGCTGTGTATATGTccgggtgggggaaggggggagactcacaatctcctcccctcccttggGGCTGCCTTCTCTACTTCCTAAAGCCCTCTCCTCTCTGAGCCCACCCTAATCAATCTCGGGCATCAAAGTTCTGAGGGAGAATGTTTGGGGAAATCCCTTAGAAAGCAAGTAGACTGGGGTGGAACAGACCCTTCCAGTGGGTAAAATGTCATTTAACTTTGACCCCAAAGCCACCCTCTGCCCACCCTCCAGACGCCTGAGTTCCCACCATTAGAATCGCTACATTGGGTTAAGGCATTGTGTTTCCAGAAGGTCCCTCTTTACATGCACAGGAGTTGCCTGAGAAGCGAAGCACATTAAAAATGTCAGGTACTCCTACAATGTTTTGCAAATTGGcagatgtcagctattattattatttgttatgaCTCATACCATGCACCAGTGAAGAACAAGGCcagaaagaatgagaaataggATGTATAAATTTTGAAGGGGTTAGAAAAAAGATCTGGAATTTGGAAAGACCCACAGCCCAGACCGCTATTCCCCAGAAGGCACTTCCTCAATGTGGGGCAGGTAGGGGAGCCACATGAGGGCAGGAAGTACCTAGAGAATGTGAGGGGCCCAGTGCATCTGGGTGGGTTGGGTGGCGGTAGGGAGATCCTTACCCAGAAGCGCTCACAGTACTTGGAGAAGCCAATCTGCTGTAGCCAAGTCTGTACCTCGACCTCCTTCCAGCTAGGTACACAAGGCAGGATACGCCGTGGGACTTCCTCACCCACCAGGCGCAGTGTCCGCTTGGCCAGTGCTGATGTGGTGCCATTGGTAGAATAGGAAACCAGACGCTTCAGGCTCTGTGTGGCTCCAATCTCGCTAAACACCTGGAGGATGGACACCAAGATGGTACTGCCCAGGAAGGTGGTAGAGGAAGGCAGCCCCACAAGGAACCCACTTTAGGTCCCTGGCACCACAGCCCAGTATGCCCCAGTATCCCCAAAGCTCCttctctaagaccccttccagctctagacctgtgGTCCTAAGATTTCTTCATACTTGACTTTCAAGAAGTCCAAAAAGTCTTCTCTTAGCCTAACCAAGAGCAGAGAAGGCAGAAGTAGAGAATCAACAAGGCAAAAGCCAGGAAACCCAAGGTCCTATGTCTAGGGCTATTCAGGCTGCCAAATGCCCTGGATTGTGCATCAACGTCCTGTCTGGCTGCTTTCTCTACATTCCCTCTTGCTATCCCCTGCCTCCTGTCCCGATTCCATTGTTCAGTGATTGACTcttccatgatcccatttggggttatctccgcaaagatactggagtagtttgctattgccttctccagttcattttacagataggaaatcaaggcaaacaaggtggtgacttgcccagggtcacatagctaataagtgtctgaggccagatttgaactcaagtctgtgctacctaactgctcCCTACACTTTTAACTCTCtcactattctttctctcttcacttctCCCACTATCTCACTTCCCCTCTAGGCCTTGTCACCCCCTATTTATCTCCCAAGGCTGTGTTATCCCTTTCCAAAATCCCAtcatccctctcttccctcacTGCCCCCATCATCTCctttgtctctcctccctcccccccccccccccaccacttttctcttcatcttctatTCCACTACCATCTTGGTCTCTATGTCCTATCTTTCTCATCTCCTATCCATCCCcctaatttccttccttcttcctctatccCCAtcattcctctcctccttctccatccTTCACCATCCCCCTTCTCCATCCCCATGCCTTTTCATCCcatgtcctttctctctttccatcactctcttcctcatcctccactGAACTATCATTCCTGTCCTCCACCCCCCAtcattcccctcctctcttcccatcctCTGTCATTTCCCTCCTCACCCATCAGCTATATATGGCACAAAgtgagcgcttaataaatgctcactccatccatccattcatccatccaccatccatccatccatccatccatccatcttccgTCTCTCTATGCTCCCAACGTCCTTTCCTCATCCATTCCAtcctcctcctgcctctcctccctttttctttcccctcctggGCCCCTCTTTTCGCCTGTACCCCAATCTCTTcaatcctccctcccacccctacaTACCTTACTCTTGCCCTGGAGACTCTTTATGGCCGCCTCAGCACAGAGGTAGAAGGCCCCTATGCACTGAGCCTCCAGGCGTGAGGAGTCCAGCAGGGGCACGAGGCGCTGCAGGTCATCGGCCGCCCGACCCTGGCTCGTGTCACTGGCGTCCACCAGGCAGCGGGCGAAGCGTCCGGGGTCCAGGGAAGCCACGAGGGGTTCCACGAGGGCCAGGGTGCCGGAACGCTCCACCTCGCGCTCGATTTCCTTGTTGGTGGCCAGCACGGCCACGGCCAGGCAGGCGTGAAGCTGGAGCAGCTCGTCCTCCTTGGAGAAGGCCAATGGGAAGAGCCACTCGGCCGCACGCTTTTCCACCATGCGCCTCTGGGCTGCCTGGCCTCCGTGCAGGGCGCAGTTGGCCAGCGCAAGGGCGCAGTGGCGCAGGAGGGCCGAGTCTGTGCGGCGGCACCAGAAGAGTACCGCGTCCAGGCCGCCGGCTGCTATCAACCGCTGGCAGGTCTCCTCCGAGTGCTTGAACATGTGCTCCAAAATGCCCGCGGTGCTGCGCGCCAGCTCCAGGGGCTCGCGCTCCTTGGCCAGGTTCAGGATGACACCCAGCCCGATGCGGGCCACCCGGTCCctgaagggagatgggagggggggGGTTGATGTTAGAGGAGGGTGGCAGAGCCTAGAGGCAGAGGACCCCCGGGGCTCAGCCGATGACTCGATGGGGGTGACCTCGACAAGTCTAGAGGGAACATAACTCCAGCTGAGATAAGATTTGAGGAGGTTCAAATTTCAGTTCAGACTCACTAGCTGTGCTACTTTAAACacgttcttcatctgtaaaatcagaagcTTGGTAACTGGTTCAGAGATGTAAAATTGGTAAGGACCTTCAAGGCCATAGAGCACAGcgctctcattttacacatgaagaaactgaggcctagagaggtgacACTTGCTTCTAAAGACGATCACAGATGGAAGGGTTAGCGCTTACTCTGCGCTAAGGTCGCACCCCACTCCATCCATTCAGGTTgtcaaagttgaaaaaaaaaaaagatggcaacTGACTATGCTGGCGGAACTGGAGGAAGTTAGGCACAGTTGATGCGCTGTTAATGGGAGCTGTAAAGTGGCCCAACTATTCAGCATagttatgcaagaaaagtgaGTAAGCGGTCTGCCAAAGCTCTTTGACCACTGGTACTACACTGGCATGTAgtccaaggaaatcaaagacaaaaaaccatggtctaatatatttttaaaaatattcttatcagcattttttgtggcaccaatgaactggaaataaaataggtacccataaattggggaatggctaaaaaaaaaagacaaactgtggtacatgaataatATTGTGcaagaagaaataatgaataaaaggaaTTCACAGAAACAGAAAGCTGTGTGTGGACTGACAATCCCTACaacaatataagcaaaaagatacACCAAGTTAGATTGTGAGTAGTGGGAAAATCAATGAAGATCCCAGAGAAAGGTATGAAAATATATTCTCCATAGTAGAAGTCAGAGGATTAATAGGACAGAatgctaaattaaattaaattaaattgtccACCAGTTGCTTCCAGGGGTATTTTTGCTTCATTGCTCAAAGCTATCTTTCCCTCtgtggagtagctaggtggtaaagtgaatagagctctgggcccagagtcaggaagatctcaattcaaatctgggctcagacacttaccagctttaCAACTCAGACACTTTACCAGGTtacagccctgggcaagtcacttaatcccatttgccttagtttctcacatgtaaaacgagctggagaagcaaacacCAAAACAgagcagcatctttgccaagaaaaccccagtggggtcacgaagagtcagccatgactaaACAACCTTTCTCTCTAAATTTGCTACTCTGTCCGATTCTGttcaagtatttcttaagtacctactatgtgccaggaattaggttaggtgctaagaatacaaagacaaaaaaaaaatggaatagtccCTCCTCTCAAAGGGCTTTCGTTCTTCCAGGGGGTacagcatgtatacatataagtaggCAGCCTAATACAGTGAAAAAAAGCTCTGGATTATGAGTCAGGGGAccgggttcaaattctagttttTCTACTTGCTACTcatgtgatccagggcaagtgaACCCCTCTGGggttcagttttctcaattgtaaaatgaggggattggactagataatctcaaaGGTCTTTTCTATCACCAAAGCCATGATCTTATGGCCCTAAGTAGAAGTATGTACAAAACACAGACGAGGTACCAATATAGATCAGCAATGCAtgtgtcaaagacaggatttgaactccagtcttcttaactccaaggacAGCCCTTTATCACTATCTCATATTCACTGATCTCAGTAACAGATGTGTAGTATTTTGTAACTGTCATCTGAGTGTGTGTCATGTTCTGCCACTGGACTAGAAGCTCCATGAAAATAGAGGTCACTTCTTAGCCAAACTTTCTATCTCACCTTGCacgtagaaggtgcttaatacacATTTTTAGAATTGGTTTAATTTGCATGAAGTAGCCTACTTCAAAGGTAGAGAATTATAGATAAAGAGCTGGAAGGTCCCTCAAAGATTATCTAACCCAATCCCCTCATGTTAcatatgacaaaactgaggccagagaggctaaatgatttgcccagggtcatccaagCAGtaggtggcagagtcaggatttgaacccagttgttCAGATACTCTTCATGATATAGCCTATGGAGTTTGGGATTTTCAAAATCAGCCCTGAAGGACAAGATATCCTGGTCTGAAATGCCTGGACCTGAGCAGCCTACAAtgtggggagggagcagggaataCCATTGTCTGTGAGAGATTCCTGTAGTATAAAGAGGGAGGTAGGGCCAGGAGTGGAAGATGAGGTAATATTGCATGGCCTTGGACCCCAGACCTCCAAGCCAACTAATCTGTGACCTCTTGAGCCCAGGTTCTGAGGGAAAGCctgg is from Trichosurus vulpecula isolate mTriVul1 chromosome 7, mTriVul1.pri, whole genome shotgun sequence and encodes:
- the SARM1 gene encoding NAD(+) hydrolase SARM1 — protein: MVLTLLFSAYKLCRFFTMSGPERLSVPGPRSTGSSWWAVGGGITREVSPGTNVEVQGALERVLPELQLALSGLKQAGSPEAVDTGLSEVFQLVEEAWVIPTVGREVAKGLCEAIRLEGGLDLLLQLLQASELDTRVLAAQLLEQILVAENRDRVARIGLGVILNLAKEREPLELARSTAGILEHMFKHSEETCQRLIAAGGLDAVLFWCRRTDSALLRHCALALANCALHGGQAAQRRMVEKRAAEWLFPLAFSKEDELLQLHACLAVAVLATNKEIEREVERSGTLALVEPLVASLDPGRFARCLVDASDTSQGRAADDLQRLVPLLDSSRLEAQCIGAFYLCAEAAIKSLQGKSKVFSEIGATQSLKRLVSYSTNGTTSALAKRTLRLVGEEVPRRILPCVPSWKEVEVQTWLQQIGFSKYCERFWDHQIDGDLLLRLTEEELRDDLGMKSAITRKRFSRELTELKTFANYSTCDRSNLADWLGSLDPRFRQYTYGLVSCGVDRTLLHRVSEQQLQEDCGIHIGFHRVRILTAAREMLHSPLPCSGCKSSFENPDVFISYRRSSGSQLASLLKVHLQLHGFSVFIDVEKLEAGKFEDKLIQSVMGARNFVLVLSSGALDKCMQDHDCKDWVHKEIVTALNCGKNIVPVLDGFTWPEPQSLPEDMQAVLKFNGIMWSHEYQEATIEKIIRFLQGRSSRDSSAGSDNSLECAAPLGQT